ATTTctcgacgtttttttttttgtgctgccTCGTGTGTATACGCGCAAAGTGTGTCAATGCCACAAAGAGAATTCTAATAAAAACATGTTGGGGTATacaggggaaaagaaaagaaaaattctcatgttgtgttttttcttgatttttttttccccattttctttAGCCTTTTTGAACGGATTACGCAACGAGTCACGCGATGTAGCCGTCTCTCAACTGTTGCACTACCTGCCATTGCTCCGACCGGCCAACTCTGATGGAGTCCGAGGATATATTCACCTCCTTCCCGGGTTAGAAATAGTTCCcttttgaattaatttttaatgcgCATTTCGGTGCGTGAATAACCGAGCAattgtttgtcttttgttcAGTTTGCTGGCCTCATTCCTGGAGGACGATCCTAACCAGGGACCTTCAGCCAGTGCTCAACACCATTCGACCGAAATTCAGCAACTTCTTACGTACGCTCTTATTCATCCTGCTCTTTCACTTGAAAGTAAACggtaatttaaaaagaaaaattcaaccGTCTGTTATGGTtttgaatttcgttttccGTTGGATTCAAATAACTGGACAGTGACGTGTTTCGTAACGTGACATAATCTTGACCTACATTTCGTCTCACATCGTTTAGGTCACTGGCTGAGTTGATCCGGCAGCTGGACGAAGAAGGAAACCAGGAGATGGCGCTGTCTTTATTGGAGAGCAATCATCAGGGCGGTTTGGATATGTTTCCACCGTCGGATCCACAGTCTCCCGATACCTTCCATTCGCCCAGACAGAGGCACAATGGTGGCCAGTGGGATCCCTGGAGCTCGCCAAGTCCAGGACTGGGTCCACCGAGCAGCAAACAGCCTCCACCGTCCACTTGCACGATCCAGCGCATTCGGCGTAGTAATAGTTTGACTCCACCGTCCAATTCCATGGTCTATCCGCAAGATCCTTGGGGAAGCAACCAGGTCAGTTTTCGAAAGATGTTCCTTTCACTTTgagccagtttttttttttttcgcttattTCTTTTAACGATGATTTATAGAACGATAATGGCCGCCTCAAGCCCAGATCATTGTCTTTGTCTTCACCGGGGGAAACGGCCAGCGCACTCTCTCACTGCCCTCTATCGCCGCAAAATTCGCTGGCTTCTTCCGGCAGTGGCAGTGGATCCGATTCGATTTACAGCGATGATAGTCATCGAACTTCATCTTTCCATACCCCCGGGAGCGGCATGAGGGgtatttaattcttttatttatttcaaatttttagaCGACAAAAGAGCAGGTCGCGCTGAGACGGaacactttcttttttttttttttttttttggaatgcaAAAGACACATAAGCtaaagtgttttgtttttcccgtaCGCAGATGTGCCGTCGTGGCTGAAGGGTTTGCGACTGCACAAGTACGCCCATTTATTCTCGCTGCTCACTTACGACGAGATGTTGGCGTTGACTGAGGAGCAGCTGGAACTGCAGGGTGTGACTAAAGGAGCCCGGCACAAGATCGCACTCAGCATCCTTCGCCTACGTGAGCGGCCCACGCTTCTGGCCCAGTTGGAAAAGGTTTGGTCCTTTTACTTTTGTCGCCATGCCAAACAACaataatttccttttgtttttttctgaaatcgTTCAGGAGGTGGTCGACACGGGCAGTTTGCATAACGCGTTAAGTGAGCTGAAAAACTTGCTGTCAACGCCAATTAAACCGTATCGCGGCCCACCGGCCGACGACCAACTTTACGTTGGCAGTTTGAGTCCCTCTCCATCGCCGTTGATGGCGAGAGATGACACTTCGGGATATTCGTCGCTCGATGGATCGACGGACAATTTGGCGGCCGCTCGTGGTGCGTCCAGCGGATCGCCGACTACCATGGAGACGAGCGATTTGTCAAAACCACCGCCGTCATCATCGGCTGCCGTTCGTCAGAGCCGGTCGTCCCTGGCTACGTCTGACATGCCTACCGTTATCGTTTCCGCAGCTCCTGATGTGGACAGTGCCGAGGAAGGAAGCGACACGTCGGCGGACGATGGACTCGGCGGAATTGGCGACAATCTTTCGGGCAACTTTCGCTCAGCCTTCGGGAGCGAGTTGGAGTTGCTTGGCGGGCCGACTCACCTGTCGCTTGACGACCTGCCGGGCCAAATCACTCGCCTTCTGGGCAAAAGTACGGAACCCCAAAAGAAACTTTCTCTTCATTAAATACCCGTCTTTATAATAAtatcgttttcctttttctttttttttttttgtttttactttaattAGTTTGCACGCAGCTCTTGGTGTCTTCCTCTCCGGCAGAAGAAAACGTTAGCCAGTTTGTGGGCTTGCTGGACCGCTGTTTGAGTCACGAAGCTTTCACCCAGCGTCAACGACGTCGCATCGCCTCGTGGAAAGAGCAGGCTCATCGCATTTGGAACAACCTTCCGCCTTCGGGTAATGGTGGCAGCACCAGCATCGGCCGCAATGGCTGCGGTAGTAGTAACAACACTATAGTTAATACTACAAACAACGGCGGTATCGGCAGCGTCGGCGGCGGTGGGCCGCAGAAGAGCTCTGAAACGCGCTTCGCCCGCCGATGGAGCAATGTGGCTCATTATCCGGGATTCTACAGCGCCGATGCCGGCAGTAGCGCTGCCCAGACTTCTTTCGGATGCGCTCCACCGAATGCCTACAGCCTATTCCCGCCGagacaacaacagcaaagggGACAAGGTCTCCATCCGAGCCCGTGCCCGAGTCCCAGTCTAGCCCGTCCTTTATTCGCTGGACAGAGCCCCACCCATAATTCTTATGGCCAACATACACACCACGCAGTTGCTGGTAAATtcgctcttttgtttctttgcttttgttcttttttctttcttaaaaatagttgtgttgtataaaaaaaaaaaatgttaaaattctaGGAGGTTTGAGCGCGACGCTAATGCGGCCCGGCCTGGCGTCGACGACTCCGCTGCCGCACAATTCGCACTCGCTTCAAGTGGGATCGCACTTGCCGCTACAGCACCGCAATAGTTTCTGCGTCAGCGCGTTGTCGCACCAGTCGTCGCTCTACTCGTCGCCTTCATCATCGTCTTCGGCGTCATCGCAAACAGCGCAgggtttttcttctctgtccTGCGGCGTTGCACCCGACCCGTTTACTTTCTCTCATCCACACCGGATGCACTTTGATGAACTTCCGTCAGAGGTCTGTATTTATTTTGGCTATCAAATAAATTTCGGGGTGTATCAactcgttcttttgttttgtttttcgcattTCCAGTCGCCATTTGCCAGCCGGTTGGGGATCCAGCGAGCCAGGTCAGCGCCGATGGCTAATGGCGTCGCCAACAACAGTCTGTTCAGCCAAGAGCGAGATGCTTCCGAAATGGATTTGAATCACCGCCTCGAGTCGCTCTGTCTCAGCATGACGGAGCACGCTCTGGAAGGAGCCAACGACATTTAGAGACGCCCTTTTGCTTTCTCCagacagtttaaaaaaaaaaaaagaaagaaaaaactaaaaaaaaaaagaataattataTTAACTCTTTGGTCACATTTGTACAATCTGCTCAATCAACTCTATCCTCGCCCCTTCTCTCCCggttttttttacacacacacacacacacacaccacgtatatatgtatacacacacgtacacatacacacacagaacCCTTTCTCTTTCCACTCTTCTCTagtttctacttttttttttcccctttttgctCCGTTccggttattttgttttttcgacAGTCAAAACATTTCGCGTGATGTGGTGGCggattgataattttttttttttaaagtgcgTTGATATGGAGGCTATATTTGAAAATGACGTTAAAGAATTCTAATATTAGATGTACAGAAAAATGATGTGAGGTAGATTAAAAATGGATCTAGGTAGGAGGgcgcaaagagaaaaagaaggtcgaTATATATACATCCAATAGAGCtcaatttatttgttttttttcttttcttttctagtaCACTTTCTCCATCATCTTGAACCaccatttaaaattttttaaaaagaaagaaaatgggaaaaacacaaaaaaaagaaccaaccGAAGTCTTTTTGTATTATTGCGTGtgttcgtttctcttttcctttccgTTTTCTTCAATCTCTCTTTCCGAAAtgtgttctctttttctctttcaaagcTGACGTAGTACGTGCCgcattttgcaatttttttttttcgtcttcaaacaaaaatcaagaaaaacaaaaaagtccgTTCGTTGCAGCGCAGCAGATCGGCCCACACACATTTTACACGCGCCGTGTTCGTCTCTCGATAGTGTTCGATTGTTAAACTTTATTATAATAAATCTAAGAAAGATACCGTAGCGAAGAAATATCGTTTattggaaaaaaggaaagaagatgCAAATTTAGAATTTGGATTTTGTTCCCCCAAGTTAttcaacaccttttttttttgttttgtgtgtatgtcactctatttctctctttttctatggGGTTGTAATAATAACGCTTGAAAGCTCTATGTTTGATGGACTAAATCTTTTCGTCGTCTTATATTGCCCCTTTCGTAAGCATAGGCTAATAATGGCCAAGCGCTCTATTTTAATGATGAAATCAAACGATTaggttaattttgaattaaagaaaaatacaagacTTTTGATTACCTATTCTTctggtttgtttgttattcgtCGCGTGGCCGATTACAACGCGCCTGAAGTAAATTGAAAGAACATAAACATCGGCATTTATCAAATACGAGAGACGAAAGAAATGACCTAAAACAGCTGTTAGGACAAAGAAACATTCTACCCGCGTTGCCGCCACTGGAAACCGTGCAGTACAAAACgctgctcttttttttatttatttataaatttttttttcttctttttttctgcctttcttAAAAAGGAAGCCGAAAGAAATATGCGTAACAGCGTTAggctaaataaatttaatgaATATAAAAgcatgagaaagaaaaaagacatcgCCTCCAGACATTAGGCTAaccacgaaagaaaaaattcctaCAAACCTACTAACTCAATTGCCTGTAGATGGCGGTGGTATCACAGAGCGACAAGATGGCGGAAATATGCTCATAGTGGCCAGTTGTGTTGACACTAAAAAAGTGAGATTtgcggagaaaaaaaacaatatgaTCCTTCCGTAGTGATTGTTATTCGCAAGTTTACTCTAATATCTGAACATAGTCTGTTGTTGTGTTGTGCTCACCTAACGAAAAGTGCGAAAACGACTAAGAAAATGCCCAGTCCCTCGCTGCGTTCACCCCTATATTCCCTGAGAAGGTCGAAACGGAAAGGCACCAAGAGAGGTGCTGCTGCTAGCAATAACTCTCGCGTCAACTCTGGTAAGTGTTTTAAAAACTTCGTTACTGATTATCTCTCAATATGTAGCTAGGAAATGGCAAACAATAACAATCACTTCTTAGATGGGGAGGAAGGAGCAGGTGAAGGAAATGTTCAAAACAATGGATCGTCAGCAAACAACGAGAATCCAGTCTCTGGATCTGTTGCTCCTCAACCTGTTGTCCCGTCTGCTGTTGGTTTAGTCACCGGAGGGGCCTCTGCTGCTGGCCACCAACCCCCTTATGATTTGAGGAGGAAGTCACCACATCATGATCCTGCCGCTGCAGCTGTTGCACCCAACTACCCTTCAGGCTGTAATCCTGCAAGTGGTAGCCTTTCATCCAATTCAGCTTGTGCTGCTGGTCCCAGTGGCTATGCAGCATGCATGCTACCTGCAAGAAAGAGGCCTAGGCGAACTTGTTACACATCATCAGAGAGTATACTCTTGTTGCTTAGGTTTTTCCTGTTTGCAGCTATATAGTGATGTGTTGTTTACTTTAGATGGCAGCTCAGTAGACGAGCAAAGAAGTGCAGCTCACTACCTCCAGTATGAATTACCTGATGAAGTTCTCATATGCATATTCAGTTATCTCTTTGAGAAAGATTTGTGTCGGGTCAGTCAAGTCTGTAAGCGTTTCCAGAGCATAGCTAACGACACCGAGCTTTGGTACGTTTCGTGGCTTATAGTTTTCACCCGTTTTGTATTGATATTTgtaatgatttttaaattttgttttcaggaaAACGCTATACCAGCGCGTTTTTGAGTACGACACACCATTGTTTCACACGGGCGTCTGCAAATACGAGTTTATAACGATAGAAGAGTCTGAATATGATAACCCTTGGAAAGAGAGCTTCAAGCAGCTTCATCACGGCGTCCACGTTAGACCGGGATTTCAAGAAAAGGCACTCAAACACCCGTCACGCTATAACGGTATGTCTTGAATACCAATATGGATCGTCCGAAAGTTGGTGTAACTCTTTTCCCATTTACTTCTTAGGTCGTTCAATTGCCTATTTCGACACAATCCAATCGGCGCTGGAATTTTTCGACGATGCCGAAAGTCCTTTGGTATTCGTGCACAAAGGATCCTACCAGAGGGAATACCTGGTAGTGGAGAACAACGTCAACATTCTTGGCTGTTCGTCGGGGAACGTGGCCGAAAACGTTACAATCGAACGAGACACGGAATCTACGGTGACGTTCATGGAAGGTGCCAGATCTTCCTACCTGGGCTACGTCACGCTCAAGTTCAGCCCAGATATCTCATCGTCCGTTCCGCATCACAAACACTACTGCCTTGAAATTGGAGAGAATTGCTCACCCGTTATCGACCATTGCATCATCCGCAGCAGCTCCGTCGGTATGTTTATTGCACTATTACTAATTGTTTCCATGCAATATcgatttttcaattgttgaCTCATCGGTTTATTACGATTTTACAGTCGGGGCAGCCGTGTGTGTCACTGGTGCTGGTGCGGAACCCATAATTCGTCGTTGTGACATATCTGACTGCGAAAATGTTGGCCTTTACATCACCGACCATGCTCAGGGTCTTTATGAGGACAACGAAATCAGCCGCAACGCGCTGGCAGGTATCTGGGTGAAGAATCACGCAAACCCCGTCATGCGTCGCAATCATATCCACCACGGCCGAGACGTCGGCATCTTCACTTTCGACAATGGACTAGGCTATTTCGAAAGTAACAATATCCACAATAACAGGATTGCTGGCTTCGAAGTGAAAGGTTGGTTACCCATCTGTTGTTTTCAGgttaattgtttttgcatcTAATTGTGTCTTTTCATATTAATAGCTGGAGCAAACCCGACGGTGGTACGCTGTGAAATTCACCACGGACAA
The window above is part of the Daphnia carinata strain CSIRO-1 chromosome 7, CSIRO_AGI_Dcar_HiC_V3, whole genome shotgun sequence genome. Proteins encoded here:
- the LOC130689439 gene encoding protein Smaug homolog 1-like, which translates into the protein MRNVLDHRSRPARHSRSDANCAGVLIGTDAMVMAPQPPREFTVEELEPLEHWFESCNGAQQATVAVKLLSRANPKAAHLIHSFLQQRLLVANAIWRQEIQRANDPAFLNGLRNESRDVAVSQLLHYLPLLRPANSDGVRGYIHLLPGLLASFLEDDPNQGPSASAQHHSTEIQQLLTYALIHPALSLESKRSLAELIRQLDEEGNQEMALSLLESNHQGGLDMFPPSDPQSPDTFHSPRQRHNGGQWDPWSSPSPGLGPPSSKQPPPSTCTIQRIRRSNSLTPPSNSMVYPQDPWGSNQNDNGRLKPRSLSLSSPGETASALSHCPLSPQNSLASSGSGSGSDSIYSDDSHRTSSFHTPGSGMRDVPSWLKGLRLHKYAHLFSLLTYDEMLALTEEQLELQGVTKGARHKIALSILRLRERPTLLAQLEKEVVDTGSLHNALSELKNLLSTPIKPYRGPPADDQLYVGSLSPSPSPLMARDDTSGYSSLDGSTDNLAAARGASSGSPTTMETSDLSKPPPSSSAAVRQSRSSLATSDMPTVIVSAAPDVDSAEEGSDTSADDGLGGIGDNLSGNFRSAFGSELELLGGPTHLSLDDLPGQITRLLGKICTQLLVSSSPAEENVSQFVGLLDRCLSHEAFTQRQRRRIASWKEQAHRIWNNLPPSGNGGSTSIGRNGCGSSNNTIVNTTNNGGIGSVGGGGPQKSSETRFARRWSNVAHYPGFYSADAGSSAAQTSFGCAPPNAYSLFPPRQQQQRGQGLHPSPCPSPSLARPLFAGQSPTHNSYGQHTHHAVAGGLSATLMRPGLASTTPLPHNSHSLQVGSHLPLQHRNSFCVSALSHQSSLYSSPSSSSSASSQTAQGFSSLSCGVAPDPFTFSHPHRMHFDELPSESPFASRLGIQRARSAPMANGVANNSLFSQERDASEMDLNHRLESLCLSMTEHALEGANDI
- the LOC130688942 gene encoding F-box only protein 11-like, with the translated sequence MPSPSLRSPLYSLRRSKRKGTKRGAAASNNSRVNSDGEEGAGEGNVQNNGSSANNENPVSGSVAPQPVVPSAVGLVTGGASAAGHQPPYDLRRKSPHHDPAAAAVAPNYPSGCNPASGSLSSNSACAAGPSGYAACMLPARKRPRRTCYTSSENGSSVDEQRSAAHYLQYELPDEVLICIFSYLFEKDLCRVSQVCKRFQSIANDTELWKTLYQRVFEYDTPLFHTGVCKYEFITIEESEYDNPWKESFKQLHHGVHVRPGFQEKALKHPSRYNGRSIAYFDTIQSALEFFDDAESPLVFVHKGSYQREYLVVENNVNILGCSSGNVAENVTIERDTESTVTFMEGARSSYLGYVTLKFSPDISSSVPHHKHYCLEIGENCSPVIDHCIIRSSSVVGAAVCVTGAGAEPIIRRCDISDCENVGLYITDHAQGLYEDNEISRNALAGIWVKNHANPVMRRNHIHHGRDVGIFTFDNGLGYFESNNIHNNRIAGFEVKAGANPTVVRCEIHHGQTGGIYVHESGQGQFIENRIHSNNFAGVWITSNSNPTIRRNEIYNGHQGGVYIFGEGRGLIEHNNIYGNALAGIQIRTNSDPIVRHNKIHHGQHGGIYVHEKGQGLIEENEVYANTLAGVWITTGSTPVLRRNRIHSGKQVGVYFYDNGHGRLEDNDIFNHLYSGVQIRTGSNPIIRRNKIWGGQNGGVLVYNGGLGLLEQNEIFDNAMAGVWIKTDSNPTLKRNKIYDGRDGGICIFNGGKGILEENDIFRNAQAGVLISTQSHPILRRNRIFDGLAAGIEITNNATATLEFNQIFNNRFGGLCLASGVTPICKGNKIFNNQDAVEKAVNGGQCLYKISSYTSFPMHDFYRCRTCNTTDRNAICVNCIKTCHSGHDVEFIRHDRFFCDCGAGTLTNQCQLQGESTQDTDTLYDSAAPVESHTVMVN